One Calditrichia bacterium DNA window includes the following coding sequences:
- a CDS encoding zinc ABC transporter substrate-binding protein has translation MKNIYLVVVLIFGAIVLNSCGAAGGSEKTDVSNRKINVVATTGMIGDAVRNVGGERVSVTALMGPGVDPHLYKASAGDVSRMSEADMIFYNGLHLEGKMTEVFDQMQRFATVVAVADGVDEEKLEKTAQFAGNHDPHIWFDVSIWMQVIQHVAAKLSEKDPAHAEIYRENAENYLSQLQELHGYIQSEVQKVPAGQRVLVTAHDAFHYFGKAYGFEVRGLQGISTASETGTADVQNLAEYIVERKIPAIFVETSVPPRYIEALQAAVNSRGFNVKIGGSLFSDAMGNPGTPEGEYPGMVRHNVDTIVSALSAGEQQPL, from the coding sequence ATGAAAAATATATATTTAGTTGTCGTGTTGATTTTTGGCGCAATTGTGCTGAACAGTTGCGGCGCGGCTGGCGGTTCGGAAAAAACGGATGTTTCGAACCGGAAAATTAATGTCGTTGCGACAACCGGAATGATCGGCGACGCCGTCCGGAATGTTGGCGGTGAACGCGTTTCCGTAACCGCGTTGATGGGTCCGGGTGTCGATCCGCACCTCTACAAAGCCAGCGCCGGCGATGTGTCGCGTATGTCCGAAGCGGATATGATTTTTTACAACGGGCTGCATCTCGAAGGCAAAATGACGGAAGTTTTCGACCAAATGCAGCGATTCGCAACCGTTGTTGCGGTGGCCGATGGCGTTGATGAAGAAAAATTGGAAAAAACGGCCCAGTTTGCCGGAAATCATGATCCGCACATCTGGTTCGATGTGAGCATTTGGATGCAGGTTATTCAGCATGTCGCCGCAAAACTGAGCGAAAAAGACCCGGCACATGCAGAAATTTATCGCGAAAATGCGGAAAATTATCTGAGCCAGCTCCAGGAATTGCACGGTTACATTCAATCTGAGGTGCAAAAAGTGCCCGCCGGACAACGCGTTTTGGTCACCGCGCACGATGCTTTCCATTATTTTGGGAAAGCCTACGGCTTCGAAGTTCGCGGGTTGCAGGGCATTAGTACGGCGTCGGAAACCGGTACTGCTGATGTGCAAAACCTGGCGGAATACATCGTCGAACGCAAAATTCCCGCTATTTTTGTGGAAACTTCCGTGCCGCCGCGTTACATCGAGGCGTTGCAAGCCGCGGTCAATTCGCGCGGATTTAACGTGAAAATCGGCGGCAGCTTGTTCTCCGATGCGATGGGAAATCCCGGCACGCCGGAAGGCGAATATCCGGGAATGGTTCGCCACAATGTGGATACGATTGTCAGTGCGCTTTCTGCCGGCGAACAGCAGCCACTGTAA
- a CDS encoding metal ABC transporter ATP-binding protein, which yields MLNHQKNGADHPNGTSHFAIHVEDLTVAYREKPVLWDVDLSIPKSVLLAIVGPNGAGKTTLIKSILGLLKPVAGRVEIFGKPYEQQRDTVAYVPQRRSVDWDFPTNVLDVVMMGLYGTLGWFRRPGKKERQMALEALDKVGMRDFANRQISELSGGQQQRVFLARALVQDAEIYLMDEPFQGVDATTERAIVNILQELRTAGKTVAVVHHDLQTVTDYFDWVMLLNVRRIACGPCDEAFTEENLRLAYGGRVSFLESRKAVKELKP from the coding sequence ATGCTAAATCATCAAAAAAACGGTGCTGATCACCCAAACGGAACATCGCATTTTGCCATTCATGTGGAAGATTTGACCGTAGCCTATCGCGAAAAACCGGTGTTGTGGGATGTGGATTTGAGCATCCCGAAAAGCGTTTTGCTGGCAATTGTGGGTCCCAACGGTGCCGGGAAAACCACGCTCATAAAATCGATTTTGGGATTGCTGAAACCGGTTGCGGGACGTGTGGAAATTTTCGGGAAACCGTACGAACAGCAGCGCGACACTGTGGCGTATGTGCCGCAGCGCCGCAGCGTGGATTGGGATTTTCCCACAAATGTGCTGGATGTGGTGATGATGGGGCTTTACGGCACGCTCGGCTGGTTCCGGCGTCCCGGCAAAAAAGAACGGCAAATGGCGCTGGAAGCGTTGGACAAAGTGGGCATGCGCGATTTTGCGAACCGGCAAATCAGCGAGCTTTCCGGCGGGCAGCAACAGCGGGTTTTTCTGGCGCGGGCACTGGTTCAGGATGCCGAAATTTATTTGATGGACGAACCGTTTCAGGGAGTGGATGCCACAACCGAGCGCGCGATTGTCAATATATTGCAGGAATTGAGAACCGCCGGAAAAACCGTTGCAGTGGTGCACCACGATCTGCAAACCGTTACGGATTATTTCGATTGGGTGATGTTACTGAACGTTCGGCGTATCGCCTGCGGTCCCTGCGATGAGGCATTTACCGAAGAAAATTTGCGCCTCGCATACGGCGGAAGGGTATCGTTTCTGGAATCGCGGAAGGCTGTGAAAGAGCTAAAACCCTAA
- a CDS encoding TonB-dependent receptor produces MLFLSASAGNLLIADTNSTIRDQVIHGTERESLAGVEVVIAALNIGTATDADGAFVLRNIPAGEYEIVASYIGFRSEKKVVSINPHEIVTMTIEMKPQIIEGESVVVTGTRTERNRLEVPVIVNVLDAKMLEATQSLNLSEGLSFQPGVRLEVDCQTCNYTQVRMNGLGGAYSQILINSRPVFSPLVGLYGLEQIPSGMIERVEVVRGGGSALFGGSAIAGTINIITKEPRKNAFSIGANQALVAGKTPDRTLSLNADVLSENESSGVSIFGNLRNRKSYDANADALSELPRISGTALGLRAFFKPGDLSKITLEAQSISEERQGGDGVDRPPHEALQSEFRDHKILGGGITYDRFFSGNMNALSGYISGQFVDRAHYTGLDQNPDAYGTTENTVAVAGLQYDHYLLHFPGELNVITAGVEGQYDHVDDQIPGYQLRTNQITRQLGLFAQSDWKISQRISVLLGGRLDYHSNLENPVLSPRANVLVGLADHWQWRGSYATGFRAPQAFDADLHIAFSGGGISYIRIAENLVKERSQSFSTSLDFNRPAGHYFIGFTIEGFYTQLYDAFVLEEAAIDAQGNTVLERRNGGNSDVAGANIEFRLNVDNKLQFGGNITLQRSRYEDPVFWSSEVEPVKTYLRTPDVYGSFLASFYPVSSTTVSVSGVYTGPMDVPHLAGYIAADELVQTSDFWEMNLRLAYQLPLNSVQKVEFIAGIQNLFDQFQQDFDKTKDRDSNYVYGPARPRTFFTGLKLGW; encoded by the coding sequence ATGCTTTTTTTATCTGCTTCTGCGGGTAATTTGCTGATTGCAGATACCAACAGCACTATTCGCGACCAGGTGATTCACGGCACTGAGCGGGAATCGCTGGCAGGTGTGGAAGTTGTCATCGCGGCATTGAATATCGGCACCGCAACGGATGCGGACGGCGCTTTTGTGCTGCGTAATATTCCTGCCGGTGAGTATGAAATTGTTGCCAGTTACATCGGATTTCGCAGCGAAAAAAAAGTTGTTTCGATAAATCCGCACGAAATTGTAACGATGACGATTGAAATGAAGCCTCAAATTATCGAGGGGGAAAGCGTGGTGGTTACCGGCACACGAACCGAACGCAACCGGCTGGAAGTGCCGGTGATTGTCAATGTGCTGGATGCGAAAATGCTGGAAGCCACGCAATCATTAAACTTATCCGAAGGATTGAGTTTTCAGCCGGGTGTTCGGCTGGAGGTGGATTGCCAAACCTGCAATTATACGCAAGTGCGAATGAACGGTTTGGGCGGTGCGTATTCGCAAATTCTTATCAACAGCCGCCCGGTTTTTAGCCCGCTGGTGGGGTTATATGGATTGGAGCAAATTCCGTCCGGCATGATTGAGCGGGTGGAAGTGGTTCGCGGCGGCGGATCGGCGTTGTTTGGCGGCAGTGCGATTGCCGGAACCATTAATATTATCACCAAAGAGCCGCGCAAAAATGCATTTTCGATTGGTGCAAATCAGGCGTTGGTTGCCGGCAAAACACCGGATCGAACGCTATCGTTGAATGCGGATGTCCTCAGCGAGAACGAATCTTCCGGCGTTTCGATATTTGGTAACTTGCGCAATCGCAAATCATACGATGCGAACGCAGATGCGCTTTCCGAATTGCCGCGCATCAGCGGCACAGCGTTGGGGCTTCGGGCGTTTTTCAAACCCGGCGATCTGAGTAAAATAACATTAGAAGCACAAAGCATTTCTGAAGAACGCCAGGGTGGTGATGGTGTGGATCGTCCGCCGCACGAAGCGTTGCAATCGGAATTTCGCGATCACAAAATTTTGGGTGGCGGCATCACTTACGACCGCTTTTTCAGCGGAAATATGAACGCGCTTTCCGGCTATATTTCCGGGCAATTTGTTGACCGCGCCCATTACACCGGACTGGATCAGAACCCGGATGCTTACGGCACAACCGAAAACACCGTTGCCGTTGCCGGGCTCCAGTACGATCATTATTTGCTACATTTTCCGGGCGAATTGAATGTTATTACCGCAGGTGTGGAAGGGCAGTACGACCATGTGGATGATCAAATTCCCGGTTACCAATTGCGAACCAACCAAATTACCCGCCAACTCGGACTTTTTGCCCAAAGCGATTGGAAAATATCGCAACGGATTTCGGTGCTGCTGGGCGGGCGGTTGGATTATCACAGTAATTTGGAAAATCCGGTCCTCAGCCCGCGGGCAAATGTGTTGGTAGGATTGGCAGATCACTGGCAATGGCGCGGCAGTTATGCCACCGGATTTCGTGCACCGCAGGCGTTTGATGCAGATTTACACATCGCATTTTCCGGCGGCGGGATTTCGTATATTCGCATTGCGGAAAATCTGGTAAAAGAGCGCTCCCAAAGTTTTAGCACATCGCTGGATTTCAATCGACCGGCAGGACATTATTTTATCGGATTTACAATCGAAGGATTTTACACCCAACTTTATGACGCATTTGTGCTGGAAGAAGCGGCGATCGACGCGCAGGGAAATACGGTTTTGGAACGGAGAAATGGCGGTAATTCCGATGTTGCAGGTGCGAATATCGAATTCCGGCTGAATGTGGATAACAAGTTACAATTTGGCGGGAACATTACGTTGCAACGCAGCCGGTACGAGGACCCTGTTTTTTGGTCTTCCGAAGTCGAACCGGTAAAAACATACCTGCGCACACCGGATGTTTACGGCTCATTTTTGGCAAGTTTTTATCCGGTTTCGTCAACCACTGTGTCGGTTTCCGGTGTTTACACAGGTCCGATGGATGTGCCGCATCTCGCCGGATACATTGCTGCGGACGAACTGGTTCAAACATCAGATTTTTGGGAAATGAACCTGCGGTTGGCTTATCAATTGCCACTGAACAGTGTGCAAAAAGTGGAATTTATTGCGGGTATCCAAAATCTTTTCGATCAGTTTCAGCAGGATTTTGACAAAACAAAAGATCGCGATTCCAATTATGTTTACGGACCGGCGCGTCCGCGCACATTTTTCACCGGATTAAAATTGGGATGGTAG
- a CDS encoding metal ABC transporter permease, with product MLEILSDIINDYTLRTVALGAATLGIISGTLGSYAVLRKQSLLGDAISHAALPGIALAFLLTGSKSTVVLLIGAAIAGWLATLNMLSIVQTTRIKEDSALGLVLAVYFGLGLVLLTYIQKLPIATQAGLEKFLFGQAATLLESDVITMAIVGSVTIGITMLFWKEFKLLTFDVEFGASLGLPTRRLDILLTTLLVIAIVIGLQTVGVVLMSAMVIAPAAAARQWTHKLGVMLLLSGIFGAIAGVSGAVISSLAPKIPTGPVIVLCVSAIVILSFLIAPARGLLWQWFRLVQQRRDFRSEAVLLDLFALAQQHENLQHGHSVAVLRTMNLDRTAVNRSLQLLQSRGFVQNEKPALWGLTEKGIAEARRIVQSLGEKNIDKKES from the coding sequence ATGCTTGAAATATTGTCAGATATCATCAACGATTACACCTTGCGAACCGTTGCCCTCGGTGCCGCGACGCTCGGCATCATCAGTGGAACATTGGGTAGCTACGCCGTTTTGCGCAAACAGAGTTTGCTCGGCGATGCCATTTCCCACGCCGCTTTGCCGGGAATCGCGCTGGCGTTTTTGCTCACCGGCAGCAAATCGACAGTCGTGCTGCTGATTGGCGCTGCCATCGCCGGTTGGCTGGCAACGCTCAACATGCTCAGCATTGTGCAAACCACGCGCATCAAAGAAGATAGCGCTTTGGGATTGGTGCTTGCGGTCTATTTCGGGCTGGGATTGGTGCTGCTCACTTACATCCAGAAGCTGCCGATCGCAACGCAAGCCGGGCTGGAAAAATTTTTGTTCGGGCAGGCTGCCACCTTGCTGGAAAGCGATGTGATTACAATGGCAATTGTCGGTAGCGTGACGATCGGTATCACGATGTTATTTTGGAAAGAATTCAAGCTGCTAACATTCGATGTGGAATTTGGCGCCTCGCTCGGTCTGCCAACCCGGCGGTTGGATATTTTACTCACCACTTTGCTGGTTATCGCCATTGTTATCGGTCTGCAAACGGTCGGCGTTGTATTGATGAGCGCGATGGTTATTGCACCAGCCGCTGCTGCCCGGCAATGGACCCACAAGTTGGGAGTGATGTTGCTGCTTTCCGGCATTTTTGGTGCGATTGCCGGTGTCAGCGGCGCGGTGATCAGCAGCCTCGCTCCAAAAATCCCCACCGGACCCGTCATTGTGCTTTGCGTAAGTGCAATTGTGATCCTTTCATTTCTGATCGCGCCGGCGCGCGGATTGCTTTGGCAATGGTTCCGGCTGGTGCAGCAACGCCGCGATTTTCGTTCGGAAGCCGTGTTGCTGGATTTGTTCGCACTCGCACAGCAGCACGAAAATTTGCAGCACGGTCACAGCGTTGCCGTGCTCCGCACGATGAATCTCGACCGGACAGCCGTTAATCGCAGCTTGCAACTGTTGCAATCGCGTGGCTTTGTCCAAAATGAAAAACCGGCGTTGTGGGGATTGACAGAAAAAGGCATTGCCGAAGCGCGGCGAATTGTCCAATCGCTCGGCGAAAAAAATATCGATAAAAAAGAGAGTTGA
- a CDS encoding metal ABC transporter permease, which translates to MGIQQIEIQLIAAVVAVACALPGVFLVLRKMAMLSDAISHAILFGIALAFFVVEDLGSPLLIVGAALTGVLTVYLVETLQKTRLVREDTAIGLVFPVLFSIGVILISHYAGNVHLDIDAVLLGELAFAPFNRLVFYGYDIGPKSLYVMGGILLINIAFIILFYKELKLAAFDTELAAAIGFSPTIIHYGLMTQVSLTTVGAFDAVGAILVVALIIAPPATAYLLTDRLSRMLVYSALIGIASAISGFWLAHWQDVNIAGSMATMCGVIFAIVYLIAPERGMLALAKRRINQRWDFAQRMLAVHLLHHLGQPEEVRECRLNTLHEHLKWDKKFAQKVAKMAKREGLVQENNGLLKLTESGKSLAEQAMTV; encoded by the coding sequence ATGGGCATCCAGCAAATAGAAATTCAACTGATTGCCGCAGTGGTTGCGGTTGCCTGCGCACTGCCGGGTGTATTTTTGGTGTTGCGCAAAATGGCGATGCTCAGCGATGCCATCAGCCACGCAATTTTATTTGGTATCGCGCTGGCATTTTTTGTGGTGGAAGATCTCGGTTCGCCGCTGCTTATCGTCGGTGCGGCGCTTACCGGTGTGCTCACGGTTTACCTCGTCGAAACGCTCCAGAAAACCCGGCTCGTTCGGGAAGATACTGCCATCGGATTGGTGTTTCCGGTGCTGTTCAGCATCGGTGTGATCCTCATTTCCCATTACGCCGGAAACGTGCACCTCGATATCGATGCCGTTTTACTCGGCGAATTGGCGTTTGCACCATTCAATCGTTTGGTATTTTACGGATACGATATCGGGCCAAAATCGTTGTATGTAATGGGTGGTATTTTATTGATAAACATCGCGTTTATCATATTGTTTTATAAAGAATTAAAGCTTGCCGCATTTGATACGGAACTTGCCGCAGCAATCGGTTTTTCACCGACGATCATTCACTATGGATTGATGACACAGGTATCCCTGACAACGGTCGGTGCGTTCGATGCAGTGGGTGCAATTCTTGTTGTTGCGCTGATTATCGCGCCGCCGGCCACTGCGTATTTGTTAACCGACCGGCTATCGCGAATGCTGGTGTACAGCGCGCTGATCGGGATTGCCAGCGCCATCAGCGGGTTTTGGCTGGCGCACTGGCAGGATGTCAACATTGCCGGATCGATGGCGACAATGTGCGGGGTAATTTTTGCGATTGTTTATTTGATTGCCCCGGAACGCGGTATGCTGGCCCTTGCGAAACGCCGGATCAACCAGCGTTGGGATTTTGCCCAACGGATGCTGGCGGTTCACCTGCTGCATCACCTCGGGCAGCCCGAAGAAGTTCGCGAATGCCGTTTAAATACCCTGCATGAGCACCTTAAATGGGACAAAAAATTTGCCCAAAAGGTTGCCAAAATGGCCAAACGGGAAGGTTTGGTGCAAGAAAATAACGGTTTGTTGAAACTAACCGAAAGCGGTAAATCGCTCGCAGAGCAAGCAATGACCGTGTAA
- a CDS encoding DNA-directed RNA polymerase subunit omega: MPAKTQNLGTMLNTTDDLYEAAIVIARRCRQINEEYYQKKRDHQILEELDGGFDDDFLAMEQEEAETKVMAETEENPITIAMRDFYAGKLAYHYDSPRK, translated from the coding sequence ATGCCTGCAAAAACACAAAATTTAGGCACAATGCTGAACACAACCGATGATTTGTACGAAGCAGCAATTGTTATTGCCCGTCGTTGCCGTCAAATCAACGAAGAATATTATCAGAAAAAACGTGATCACCAGATTCTGGAAGAACTGGATGGCGGTTTTGATGATGACTTTTTAGCGATGGAACAGGAAGAAGCCGAAACGAAAGTAATGGCAGAAACCGAAGAAAACCCGATTACGATTGCCATGCGTGATTTTTATGCCGGGAAATTGGCATATCACTATGATTCACCACGCAAATAG
- the rpsT gene encoding 30S ribosomal protein S20, whose protein sequence is MAHHKSAIKRIQISEIREQRNRAYKSRMKSAMRSVLEAENKESATGALDNACGVIDKLAQKGIIPKNRAANKKSRLMRFVNAMN, encoded by the coding sequence ATGGCTCATCATAAATCAGCGATTAAGCGCATTCAGATCTCGGAAATTCGTGAACAACGAAATCGTGCATACAAATCTCGTATGAAATCGGCTATGCGCAGTGTGTTGGAAGCAGAAAACAAGGAATCCGCAACAGGCGCATTAGATAATGCCTGTGGCGTCATCGACAAATTGGCACAAAAAGGAATTATTCCTAAAAATCGAGCTGCGAATAAAAAATCTCGCTTGATGCGTTTTGTCAACGCGATGAACTAA